DNA sequence from the Sinorhizobium sp. RAC02 genome:
GGACTGCACGCTGGAACCGACGGAAGAGGCGGGACGGTTCGCCGTCCGCCTTGGGCTGCGGCTGGTGAAAGGGCTCGACAACAAGGCGGCGGCCAGGTTCATCGCTGCCCGCGAGGAGGAGCCTTTCGCTTCCGTCGACGATTTTTGGCGTCGTTCAGGCCTTTTCGCCGATGCGCTGGTGCGGCTTGCCGAGGCGGATGCTTTCCTGCCGTCGCTCGGCCTTTCCCGCCGCGAGGCGCTCTGGGCGATCCGAGGCCTGCGGGACGAGCCGTTGCCGCTCTTTACCGCCGCTGCCGAGCGCGAGGCGGCAACCGTTCCGGAAATCAGCGAACCCGCTGTGACGCTCCGCCCCATGGCGACGGGGGGCGAAGTCGTGGAGGATTATGGGCATGTCGGTCTGACGCTCCGGGCCCATCCGGTCAGCTTTCTGCGTGAAAGCCTCGCGCGTCGCCGTATCGTCACCTGTGCAGAGGCCACGCGACTGCGCGACCGCCGGAAAGTCGAAACGGCCGGCATCGTGCTTATCCGCCAGCAGCCGGGCTCGGCCAAGGGCGTCATCTTCGTGACGATCGAGGACGAAACGGGCATCGCCAATCTTGTCGTCTGGCGGAAGGTCTTTCTCACCTATCGCCCCATTGTGATGGGCGCGCCGATGATTGGCGTCAAAGGCTATATCCAGCGGGAAGGCGAGGTGGTGCACCTCGTCGTGCAGCACCTCACCGATCTTTCCGCGGATTTTGCCACGATCGGCCGGCGCGGGGCCTCGGGACCGGAGGGCGCAGGACAAGTGGAAACCATCCGCGTCAAATCCCGCGACTTCCATTGAGGACGATTCCAGCAAAGACCACCGATTTGCACTGAGAGGGAGCAGCCCCTCACATGAAATCGCGTGGGATTGCCTTCTCGAATGTCTTCTCGAAAATCTGCGCCTCACCCTCGAAGGCACGGACGGAGGCCGAGATCAGCCAGTCCGTCGCTGTGCAGGCGATGGTTGCCGTCGAAACCGTTCGCACGAACCAGCCGGGGCGCTGCATGTCGCAGGTCCAGATGGAGGTGCCGGTCATCGACAGCGGGTCGTCTTGCCCGATCGACCAGAGTTCGTCGCGCACCTGCCGCGTGGCAAGCCCCGTGCCCGGATGTTCGAAGAGGCCGGTATCCTCGTAGATCGAATATTCGGTGAGGCCATTCGTCAGGTCGCGTTCGACGCCGCGTGCCGTTTCGCCGGGCGCAAGCTCGGTATATTTCGGCAGCGGATCTGGATTGGCCGGCTCGGGGATAGCGATGACCTTATGTGCGCCGAGTTTCGGCAAAGCCAGGCCGAGCGACGCGAGGTCGATCGTCACGTCGGCATCCGTCGGCGGCGGCAGCACCATCGGCCAATAGGCGGTCGAGAGCGACAGGCGGATGCGATGGCCAGCTCGGAAACGGTAACCCATGGCGTCGAGCACGAGGCGGATTCGGGTCTTCTCGCCCCTCGGCATGGCTTTCGGCTCGGCATTGCCGTCGCGGTGCGCAAGGTTCACGACACCGAAGGTGACGCGCGTCGCGGTGCCGTCCGGATGCACGTCGACGAGGCGGGCGCAGAGATTGCCGATCTCGGCCTCAGTGGAAACATCGAGTTCCAACACCGGCTGGCCAAGGAAGTCCTGGGGCTCGGTGAGCGGCGGCGTCTCGATGATGAGCGAGCCGGCATCGTCGAGGCGCTGGTCGAGCGCCATCTCTGCATCCGGCTTCAGCGTGAACCATTCACCGGCCATGATGCCGGTATCGAGCGGTGATTTCAGATAACGGTCATGACCGGAAGCCCCGGCAATCGGCATTCCGGGCGTGAGCGTGCCATACTGCTCCACGTAGAAGGTCGCCATCTGCGGCGTCTGCCAAGTATCCTTGGCAATCCAGAAGCCGGGATCGACCTCGCGGCGGAGCGCGGGACGGGCGGCGTCCTGGATATAGGCGCGGATTTGCGGGGTGCTTTCAGCACCGTTCTCTTCACCCCCCAGCCACCGGTTCCACCAGGCGATGGCCTCGCCATGAAAATCCATGCGCGGCTTCGGCCAGGCAAAATGCGGATATTTGTGAACCCAGGGTCCGATCAGTGCCTTGGCCTTGTCGCCCAGCCCCTCAACCGCCTTCAGCGGTGTGCTGCGATAACCATCCGCCCAGCCGGCGATCACGAGAGCCGGCACGGGAAAGCCGGAAAAATCCTCGCAGATCGAACCGTGTTTCCAGAATGCGTCGCGACGCTGGTGTTGCAGCCATTCCTCCAGGAAGAAGGGCTCGTTTTCCAATCGCTCCAGCCACATGTTCTTCCAGCGGTCGCCGACGATGTCCGGATCGGGCGAGCGGGACTGGTAGGCGAGCATGGTCGCGGCCCAGGAGAGTTGGGCGGATAGGTGCGTGCCGTTCTTGTAGTGAATGTCGTCGTTGTAGCGGTCGACGGTGGAGGCGATGGAGATGACGGCCTTCAGCGCCGGCGGCTTGAGGGCCGCGACCTGCAGGCAGTTGAAGCCGCCCCAGGAGATACCCATCATGCCCACGGAACCGTTCGACCACGGCTGCGCCGCGATCCAGGCGACGAGTTCACAGGCATTGGCAAGTTCGAGCGGCGTGTATTCCCCATCGATGACGCCATCGGATTCACCCGAGCCGCGGATATCGACACGCACGCCGGCAATGCCGGCGGCCGCGAAGACCGGATAGGTCGATTCATCGCGCGGGCTGGTTCCGTCTCCCTTTCGGTAGGGCAGGAACTCGAAGACGGCAGGCACGGGGTCTTGTTCGGCGTGCTCCGGCATCCAGATGCGGGCCGCAAGCCGCGTACCGTCGGCAAGCGTGATCCATTCGTTTTCGATGACGGTGAAGGCACGAGATGTCATGGGCAATCCTCTTCAGCGCTTCTTTATGGAGGGCGTGCTGCGGACGGGCAATACGATGGTTTTGACGTGCCGTGTCGCTTTTGCACGGGACCGCCGCCGCTTGCCCGGCCCGGAAAACTCGCCTACGAAAATGAGGGGCGAGCAGGGAGGGGTACCATGCAGGATCAACAAGCGGCGTCGAACGACAGCGCTCGGCTGGATGAGCCGCAGCGTGCCTATCGAATCCTGATCGCTGATCTCGTCGGACTGCGGTTCGATGCAGAGGGCCTGCCCGATCCCAGCGAGGTGAAGGCCCATATCGAGGCGCGGGGCGGCGTCTTCCATGACGGCGGCTATCAGCGCGAAACGCTCCCGCCGGGCATCCATTTCTTCTACACTCCCGATCTCAGTGCAGAGGTCGAGATCATCGCGCAGACGGCCGATGGCCGGTACGACGCGCTGATTGCCGCCGCCACGTTCATCCCCAAACAGGCGATCTTCCCGCTCGGCGGCGTGCGCATCGGCGCGGGCACGGGCAATATGGGCTCAGCCTCCTGGGGTGGTGGCGATGGTGAGGGCGGTGCCGCGCCGCTGATGAACACGCCTGGCATCAACAGCCGCGCGACGGCGCAGATGGTGATGAAGGCGATCATGAAGGTCATGCCCGATTTGCCGGTCGACCTTCTGCACCAGCGCGTTGCAGCGGGTGATTTCGATACCGGCCGCGACCTCAAGTCCTACCCGACCGCCAAGCTCGAAGGCCGCCGCATGGCGGTGCTCGGTTATGGCAATATCGGCCGCGAAGTGGCAAAACTCGGCCGTGCCTTCGGCATGGACGTCGTGATCTATGCCCGTGCAAAACACCGGCAATGGATCGAAGCCGAGGGTTTTGACTATGCTGAGACACCGGTGGACGCCGCCCAGGGCGCCGACGTGCTCTCCGTCCATGTCGGGCTCGGCCGGTTCGATGTGGCGACCCACATCCATGCCAATGCGGGCATCGTTGGCGAGGCGGTGCTATCGGCAATGAACCGGGGCGCGATCGTGGTGAATTACGATCGCGGTGAGGTGGTCGATGTGAGCGCGCTCGACCGGGCGATCGCCTCGGGGCAGGTGCGCCACGCCGCCATCGACGC
Encoded proteins:
- a CDS encoding CocE/NonD family hydrolase, translated to MPMTSRAFTVIENEWITLADGTRLAARIWMPEHAEQDPVPAVFEFLPYRKGDGTSPRDESTYPVFAAAGIAGVRVDIRGSGESDGVIDGEYTPLELANACELVAWIAAQPWSNGSVGMMGISWGGFNCLQVAALKPPALKAVISIASTVDRYNDDIHYKNGTHLSAQLSWAATMLAYQSRSPDPDIVGDRWKNMWLERLENEPFFLEEWLQHQRRDAFWKHGSICEDFSGFPVPALVIAGWADGYRSTPLKAVEGLGDKAKALIGPWVHKYPHFAWPKPRMDFHGEAIAWWNRWLGGEENGAESTPQIRAYIQDAARPALRREVDPGFWIAKDTWQTPQMATFYVEQYGTLTPGMPIAGASGHDRYLKSPLDTGIMAGEWFTLKPDAEMALDQRLDDAGSLIIETPPLTEPQDFLGQPVLELDVSTEAEIGNLCARLVDVHPDGTATRVTFGVVNLAHRDGNAEPKAMPRGEKTRIRLVLDAMGYRFRAGHRIRLSLSTAYWPMVLPPPTDADVTIDLASLGLALPKLGAHKVIAIPEPANPDPLPKYTELAPGETARGVERDLTNGLTEYSIYEDTGLFEHPGTGLATRQVRDELWSIGQDDPLSMTGTSIWTCDMQRPGWFVRTVSTATIACTATDWLISASVRAFEGEAQIFEKTFEKAIPRDFM